A region of Candidatus Dependentiae bacterium DNA encodes the following proteins:
- a CDS encoding RNA methyltransferase, with amino-acid sequence MIKAHKAAVKKEKVQELVFGIHPIVELLKAKRRKLYTIYTTKPTPKAWDLIAPLLSKETQIQYVSRDIITRMAGTTDHQSVIAWAGPFCYRRKFFETDKSPFLVMLDSVQDPRNLGAILRTAYCTGAGGVIICQKQGAPLNAAALKASAGLAEYLEIYEAPSAVAAVQELKKAGYTLYFTALNGEDATTVSYQPNLCVVIGNEATGVAKNLLSSGLTVKLPQRVADISYNASVAAGIILFMVAHQQGKI; translated from the coding sequence ATGATCAAAGCGCATAAAGCAGCAGTAAAAAAAGAAAAAGTTCAAGAATTAGTTTTTGGGATACACCCTATTGTTGAGTTACTTAAAGCCAAACGACGCAAGCTTTATACTATTTATACGACTAAGCCTACTCCTAAAGCGTGGGATCTTATAGCGCCCCTGCTTTCAAAAGAAACACAGATTCAATATGTAAGTCGTGATATTATAACACGTATGGCTGGCACTACTGATCATCAGTCAGTTATTGCCTGGGCTGGACCATTTTGTTATCGACGCAAATTTTTTGAAACAGATAAAAGTCCCTTTTTAGTTATGCTTGATAGTGTACAAGATCCACGTAATCTTGGTGCTATTTTGCGTACTGCTTATTGTACGGGTGCTGGTGGAGTAATTATTTGTCAAAAGCAAGGTGCACCTCTTAATGCCGCTGCTTTAAAAGCATCAGCAGGATTAGCTGAATATTTAGAAATTTATGAAGCTCCTTCGGCTGTAGCGGCAGTACAAGAGCTGAAAAAAGCCGGTTATACACTGTATTTTACTGCGCTTAATGGCGAAGATGCTACCACCGTAAGTTATCAACCTAATTTGTGTGTTGTAATTGGTAACGAAGCAACCGGAGTTGCAAAAAATTTGTTAAGTTCAGGTCTTACGGTAAAATTACCACAAAGAGTTGCAGACATTTCTTATAATGCATCAGTTGCTGCAGGTATTATATTGTTTATGGTAGCGCATCAGCAAGGTAAAATTTAA
- a CDS encoding pentapeptide repeat-containing protein — MKYNYILALMCITLVVHAFNKKDIERAKNPQERILINGDLENANLTRADIHNNLWIATSAAKVNLYNATMGDITILDSNLRGANLERAQVQKALIAETDLSESNLKDANLEDIQLYKVKLTDAVLDRANFMGAILVEVKFKRTSLSNVNFEGADLRSCNFSQIKSLDGINFKGAKLQDSDFRGIENLSEQWKLFLKNAGALV; from the coding sequence ATGAAATACAACTATATACTTGCCCTTATGTGTATAACCTTGGTTGTGCATGCTTTTAATAAAAAAGATATTGAACGTGCCAAAAATCCTCAAGAGCGAATACTTATTAATGGCGATCTAGAAAATGCCAATCTAACAAGAGCAGATATCCATAACAATCTGTGGATAGCAACAAGTGCTGCAAAAGTAAACTTGTATAATGCCACTATGGGCGACATAACTATTTTAGATTCAAATCTGCGAGGAGCAAACCTAGAACGAGCTCAAGTACAGAAAGCTCTTATTGCTGAAACGGACTTAAGTGAAAGTAACTTAAAAGACGCCAATTTAGAGGATATTCAGCTCTATAAAGTAAAGCTTACTGATGCTGTCTTAGATAGAGCAAATTTTATGGGAGCTATTTTAGTTGAAGTAAAATTTAAACGAACATCACTTAGTAATGTAAATTTTGAAGGAGCTGATCTACGTAGTTGTAATTTTAGCCAGATAAAAAGCTTAGATGGCATAAACTTTAAGGGCGCGAAGCTTCAAGATTCAGATTTTCGGGGTATAGAAAACTTATCTGAGCAATGGAAGCTCTTTTTAAAAAATGCAGGAGCTTTAGTTTAA
- a CDS encoding deoxynucleoside kinase, translating into MFIVEGNIGAGKSTFLKLIQEHLSYVAVVFEPIHNWQSNQEGQSLLSSFYQQPQRWAYSMETLAMACRVTEHLKEQQHTSPFRLIERSIYSGHYCFAYNDYQSGFLTQLEWTMYNSWFNFLIPNHCTPPRGFIYLKVAPEVASARIQKRKRSGESGIPLEYLQQIDTCHEQFLVEKAGILPSLQKIPVLILDCNEEFEKDPELLKKHIQAVAEFMQATL; encoded by the coding sequence ATGTTTATTGTTGAGGGAAATATTGGAGCTGGCAAGTCAACTTTTTTAAAGCTTATTCAAGAGCATTTGTCTTATGTAGCGGTTGTTTTTGAGCCAATTCATAATTGGCAAAGCAATCAAGAGGGTCAATCGTTACTCTCAAGCTTTTACCAACAACCACAGCGCTGGGCCTATAGCATGGAAACGTTAGCCATGGCCTGTCGAGTAACTGAACATCTTAAAGAACAACAACATACCTCTCCTTTTCGGCTTATTGAACGCTCTATTTATTCAGGGCACTACTGTTTTGCTTACAATGATTATCAAAGCGGCTTTCTCACACAGCTTGAATGGACTATGTATAACTCTTGGTTTAACTTCTTAATTCCTAACCATTGCACTCCTCCTCGAGGGTTTATTTATCTAAAAGTTGCACCCGAAGTAGCCAGTGCTCGTATACAAAAACGTAAACGCTCAGGCGAAAGCGGTATTCCTCTTGAGTATTTGCAACAAATAGATACATGCCATGAACAATTTTTAGTTGAAAAAGCGGGTATCTTACCTAGCTTACAAAAGATCCCGGTATTGATTTTAGATTGCAACGAAGAGTTTGAAAAAGATCCTGAACTTCTTAAAAAACATATTCAAGCAGTCGCAGAATTTATGCAAGCTACTCTCTAA
- the alr gene encoding alanine racemase, whose amino-acid sequence MTGLSTQRSWLEISESAFRHNIQQLSALLGSTELALVVKSNAYGHGMHEIAQLSEQLPEISWLCTAGLQEALDLKIKSKTTKKVLALSYLDADAESAAKYGIHCGIYDYHTAYGLNQAAQHVGKPLAVHIKVDTGMSRLGVPPEQVVSFIRQLQTLSHITIYGIFTHLCDTANPDATFSQLQLARFNAVLLELESVGIRIPLSHALSSSGLSIATSQKYNLLRAGALAYGMWKSHEQQQLVSTLYPGFNLQPVMSWKTHIAQIKQIPKDSYIGYNCTYKTSRQSTIALLPVGYWDGYPRGLSNNGFVVVKNQKAPVVGIVSMNLTAIDITAIPNVTMHDIVTLVGHEQISLIQVADYASTIPNEIATRISSSLPRVILPQNQLPLNISKTREVPYTENIL is encoded by the coding sequence ATGACAGGATTATCAACCCAAAGAAGTTGGCTTGAAATAAGCGAGTCTGCTTTTAGACATAACATACAGCAACTAAGTGCTCTATTAGGATCAACTGAGCTTGCTCTTGTAGTAAAAAGCAATGCCTATGGCCATGGTATGCATGAAATTGCTCAACTGTCTGAACAACTACCAGAAATTTCTTGGCTTTGTACTGCTGGTCTTCAAGAAGCATTAGATCTTAAAATTAAAAGCAAAACAACTAAAAAAGTTCTTGCTCTTTCGTATCTTGATGCTGACGCAGAAAGTGCTGCTAAGTATGGCATTCATTGTGGTATTTATGATTACCACACAGCTTACGGTCTTAATCAAGCTGCTCAACATGTAGGAAAACCGCTAGCGGTTCACATTAAAGTTGATACGGGCATGTCTCGATTAGGCGTACCACCTGAACAAGTGGTTAGTTTTATACGGCAGCTACAAACACTTTCACATATTACTATATATGGCATATTTACCCACCTATGTGACACAGCAAACCCTGATGCAACATTTAGTCAGCTGCAACTAGCGCGTTTTAATGCTGTGCTTTTAGAACTTGAATCTGTTGGTATACGTATACCTCTAAGCCATGCATTATCCTCAAGCGGTCTATCGATTGCAACTTCACAAAAGTATAATCTTCTTCGTGCTGGTGCTTTAGCGTATGGTATGTGGAAATCACATGAGCAGCAACAATTAGTTTCAACACTCTATCCTGGGTTTAATTTGCAGCCTGTTATGAGCTGGAAAACGCATATAGCTCAAATCAAGCAGATACCTAAAGATTCTTATATTGGCTATAACTGTACCTATAAAACCAGTCGACAAAGCACTATTGCACTACTACCAGTAGGGTACTGGGACGGCTATCCACGAGGATTATCAAACAACGGTTTTGTGGTTGTTAAAAACCAAAAAGCACCCGTTGTTGGTATAGTAAGTATGAATCTAACAGCAATTGATATAACCGCTATACCTAACGTTACAATGCACGACATAGTTACCCTTGTAGGACATGAGCAGATAAGCTTAATACAAGTAGCAGATTACGCAAGTACCATACCTAATGAAATAGCAACACGCATTAGCAGCTCGTTACCGCGCGTTATACTACCACAAAATCAGTTGCCATTAAACATTTCCAAAACTCGAGAAGTACCGTATACTGAAAATATACTGTAA